In Candidatus Nanopelagicales bacterium, the DNA window AGCACCGACGAGTGAACATCGTCGGGAAATGTCTGGAGGTTGACCTGACTGCCTTGCAGACAGAACGTTCGGGCAGCCGCCAAGTTGACGCCGGGCACCACCGTGGTGTCTTCCAAGCCCTGCTGAATCAACATGGGTTGTGCGTACTTGCGGTAGACCGGGAAGTTCTCCTGGGCGACGGACAGAAGTGACGTCGGAATTGTCTTCTGGACGTAGTCGCCCTTGGGACCGGAGAACGCTGCTGCGGTCGCCCGAAGACACTTGGTCAGGGCAACATTGGCTGCCTTGACGCCCGCCGGGGTGAAGACGTCACTGCTCTTGATCCGGCCTGGGTAGTTAGCGGACCAGGAGTTCACCGCGTCGGCAATGAACGACAGGAAGTAGTCGGCCGGCTTGTCGGGGCTTGCCTGGATGAACTTGATCAGCAGCGGTGCGGGCGGGAAGATCGCCGGTGCGATCGCGATGGTTCCCTTGATCGCGACATCCGGGGCGTAGGTCGGGGCCTCGTACGCAGCCGACAGTGCCGAATGCCCACCCTGGCTGTGACCCATGATGGCAACTTCGGAGCGATCGATAGAGGTCGGATCGAGGGCAAATGCCGCCCTCGCGGAGTTCAGAACGTCGTGCGCCTCACCCTTCATCACCAGGTAGTTCGGAGTGCCGGGCACGCCCATGTTCGCGTAGTCGGTAGCCACTACCGCAAAGCCTGCTCCAACCAGCGCGGACAGGACTTGGTCCCACGTCCCGATGCCGGTCGAGTTGGGGGTGAACGGGGCCTGCGAAATGCCGCAACCTGGAGCCATGCCGGTCGTGCCGTGAGCGAACGCGACGAGTGGGCGGCCGTTGGGCCCGGGACTCGGTGCATCGCGCACTGCGTAGAGGGCGGTGACCACGAGCGGCTTGCCAGCAGCAGTCTGGGACACGTAGGAGAAGCGCTTGGCGGTGATGCCGGGCGGCCCGCCGAGGATTGGTTCGGACTTCAGTAACGTGCCGGGCGCGACCCCGGCAGGCGGCTTGACGGCGTCGTAGAAGGGGGTGTTGATCTGCGCGGTCCCCGCGTAGTCGGGTATTTCAGTCAAGCTGTGGGGCGCCGACACCTGCGTCGGCGACGGATTCAGCACGGTAGAACCGAGCACGACGGTTCCCACCAAGCCAACCGTCGTGACCAGGACGGCCGCCTTGAGACGGTACGAGGGGGACTGCGTCATCGTGACTCCTTGACTGCCGGGATTGCTGGGTCACACTTTGGCAGTCGGGTCGCCCTAAGGCGCGTTATGGAAAGTCGTCTGGCCGATCACCAACGGTTGTTGGCCTCTTCCGCCCAGCCCGTCAGCCCGTCGAGTTTGTACTCCTGACCTGTTGCGTCTGTGGCTGAGCCGCTCCACGTGCCGAACGCCTGGTGCACCGAGGAAGCGATGATTCCCACGTTGGTTCCTGCATCGCGGACGTGGATAGGCGTGAGCGTGGCGTCGACGTTCGGTCCCGTCACGTGCCACGGTTTGTACCAATCGCTGCGGTCGTAGTCCCAGGCCAATTCATCGGGCCAGTAGGTCAGCTTGCCGTCGACGATCAGGCCGTTCTCCGTTGAGCCAGTGCCATCGGTCCACTTGCCACCGACCTGCAGTCCGATGCGTTTGCCGTTCAGCACCCCTGCGCCAGCACCCCAATTCCACGACAGCCGATAGGGCCAGACCCCGCGGCCACGGTCAAGCACTGCGAAGGATTCCCCAGCCGGTATGGCCACTCGTTCACCATCGATGACGACCTCGCCGACGAGCGGGCGACCGACATCCTTGACCGTGTATTGGAATCTGCGCCCGTTCCAGGGCACGACAACCGCAAGGCAGTCGCCGCCCGGTTCGGCCAGGGCATCAACGGTCAGCCGGGTACTGCTGACTCGTATCTGGGTTCCCTCCTCGCGGTCAGTCAGCGTGATCGCGAGCTTTGAGCCATTGGTTCCCGCCGTCAGTGGGGCGGGGTGGTCGGGCAGCACAGTTCGCGCCGATCCAAGCGCGAGAGTGTCCTCAACAATCTCCTGCCCTGTGCGCCGATCGAAGGCGTACAACTGGCTGACCGCTGCGTAGTCCAAACTCGAGACGGTGATGCCGACGAAGTGGGTCGGGGTTACTAAGCCCCAGTACTCCCAGCGCTTGTTGCGACCCCACCCCCGGAGGTTGGTTGTGTGCAGCGGCCGCCGAGAGTAGCCAACCGCGCGCCGGTTCAATGAGCCATCCGATCGACACAGATCCACCGGGCGAGTGATTTCGGAGATCGCCATGATGCGACCTTAGACCCGAAAACGTCGCTGGTTGAGCTGAAGAGTCGACCTGCCGTTTAGAGTCGGGGTGTCGCTGGCTGGGTCGGAGACAGCGGATCGGAGGTGACAGCGGTGACAGATGCTCGCGTACGTTGGGCCGCTTTCACCTCCGGCGCGCCATTGGTCGCGCTCACGGCCGCCTCGGTCGGCCTAGGTGCAGTCGTGGGGATGCTGCCGGGAGCCGGAACTGCTGCGGCCGCGACTGCGGCAGTTGGTACGCAGACATCCGGCCCTGCCTTGCCGGGCGCTGATCAGCCAACACCAACGCCAACTGACACTTGCTTGACCTCAGTGCCGACCGTGCAGGCGAGCTACGCCGCGAAAGTCCCGGCCAAGACGCGGCAGTTGATCGTCGTTAGGGGCATCTCAAAACACTCGTACGACAGCAGATTCGAACGGTGGCAGAAGGTTGGCGGGTGCTGGGTCAACATCAGCTCCGATTGGTCGCTCAACGGCGCCAAGGGCTGGCACGTAAGGCCGTGGACAGGCAGCCTCCGTTCGCCAATCGGGGTATTCAGTCTGACCGATACCGGCGGTCGACTGCCGAACCCAGGAACCACGATGCGGTACCACTATGGACCGCAACGGTATGAGCGCGGCGGATACAAGATCTCCTATCCGGT includes these proteins:
- a CDS encoding DUF2804 domain-containing protein: MAISEITRPVDLCRSDGSLNRRAVGYSRRPLHTTNLRGWGRNKRWEYWGLVTPTHFVGITVSSLDYAAVSQLYAFDRRTGQEIVEDTLALGSARTVLPDHPAPLTAGTNGSKLAITLTDREEGTQIRVSSTRLTVDALAEPGGDCLAVVVPWNGRRFQYTVKDVGRPLVGEVVIDGERVAIPAGESFAVLDRGRGVWPYRLSWNWGAGAGVLNGKRIGLQVGGKWTDGTGSTENGLIVDGKLTYWPDELAWDYDRSDWYKPWHVTGPNVDATLTPIHVRDAGTNVGIIASSVHQAFGTWSGSATDATGQEYKLDGLTGWAEEANNRW
- a CDS encoding alpha/beta fold hydrolase, producing MTQSPSYRLKAAVLVTTVGLVGTVVLGSTVLNPSPTQVSAPHSLTEIPDYAGTAQINTPFYDAVKPPAGVAPGTLLKSEPILGGPPGITAKRFSYVSQTAAGKPLVVTALYAVRDAPSPGPNGRPLVAFAHGTTGMAPGCGISQAPFTPNSTGIGTWDQVLSALVGAGFAVVATDYANMGVPGTPNYLVMKGEAHDVLNSARAAFALDPTSIDRSEVAIMGHSQGGHSALSAAYEAPTYAPDVAIKGTIAIAPAIFPPAPLLIKFIQASPDKPADYFLSFIADAVNSWSANYPGRIKSSDVFTPAGVKAANVALTKCLRATAAAFSGPKGDYVQKTIPTSLLSVAQENFPVYRKYAQPMLIQQGLEDTTVVPGVNLAAARTFCLQGSQVNLQTFPDDVHSSVLYTGQPDAITWLNDRFEGKPFKSDCGGL